The sequence AATTACTCATGATGCTGATTTTGGAAGCTTGGCCGTCAAAAACGGACAAGATCATGCTGGGATTATTTACTTACGACCTGGGCATATTCTTCCACATTTCACTATCTCCAGTTTAAAGACGCTATTTGATTCTAATATAGAACTGCATGTGCCTTTTATCGTTGTTGTTAAACACGCCGATACAATCCAGATACGGGTTCGACAAACTAATCCGGAATGAGGATTGGCCGAAGGAACAATGGCCCCGAACTGCAGAGGGGGAGTTGGCGATGCTTACGAAGCGATTGGATGTGGAAGGGTTGTTGGGGGAAGTTGCGTCATCGCAAGTGAATGAAAGCAGTGGTCGTAAGCCCGCTGTGTGAATGAGCGACGTTTATTGAGCATTGGACGACTGGCAGCGATTGCACATCTCGGCACTATCACGGAGCACCGGGACAGTGGTACCCGAGCGGAGGGGGAGTTGGCGATGTTTACGAGGCGGTTGGATGTGGAGGGGTTGCTAGATTGAAGTGGAATACATCATAACATGCCATAGCCCACAGGTGTATTTAAGAAGTAAATCGAGGCATAAGTTGATGGAACCTCTGGAATAAATTAATGACTAGTTGCAACTGAATTCACTATCTAAAACAATAGTATGAGGTTAATATCGTGCAAATTACTAGGGTAATCATGTATGTCATCTTCTCCTGTACCCAAGAAAAACGCCGATAAGCCAGTTGATATTATCATGGGCACACTGGTCGAGAAACCAGGAGAAGCTGAAACCAGGGCTGGCAAGCCGCTCCGTAAAGAACCGAACAAGAATAAGCCGAAACTGCATGAGACTTTGCCTCAAGCATTACCGAGCACGGCCAAGCAAGATTCAGCCATTACTCTGCAACCAGTGGATGAGGCTAACCTAGAAAACAATGAAGAGAAAATGCCCCAACAAATTGGGAAATATCGCTTAACTCGTCGCCTGGGAAGTGGCGGCATGGGAGAAGTTTATCTAGCCCATGACAGCGAGTTAGACAGACTGGTGGCGCTTAAGCTGACTAAGTTTTCAAGTAGCGACTCTGATCTACGTGAGAGATTCAGAAGAGAAGCACGAGCAGTGGCTTCGCTGCGACACTTGGGTCTGTGTCCCGTTTATGATGTCGGGCAGACCGGTGATGGGCGTGATTACATGGCTTTAGCCTACGTTGAAGGCGGCACTCTCGCGGATTTCATCGACAAGCGTGGTGCACAGGCACCTCGCAAGGCTGCGGGAATTGTACGCCGCATCGCTCAAGCTATGGCGGTAGCACATACACATGGCGTGCTTCATCGAGACTTGAAGCCGGCCAATATCCTGTTGGATAAAAAGTTAGGAGAACCAGTCGTTACTGACTTTGGACTAGCCAAAAAAGTAACACCTGATCATGGATGCCAAGGTAATTCTTCAATTACTGTAAGTGGAACCATATTAGGCACGCCAGCATACATGCCACCGGAACAACTGGATGGCGACATTAAGAAACTTGGACCTGCTTGCGACATTTATGCATTGGGTGTCATTCTCTATGAGATTCTGAGCGGCAAGCGGCCATTTAATGGCCACTATGGAACTCTATTGGCCAAAGTAATGACAGAACAGCCGCCAGCACTTCCAGACTCCGTACCAACTCCACTTTCAATCATCTGCATGAAGGCTCTTGCCAAGAAACCCGAGGATCGTTTTGCCTCCATGACTGATTTTGCCAATGCGCTAACTTCATTCATCAATTCACAAGTTGGTACCGGTGCAGAACCAAGTGTTTTTCACGAGATACAAAACATTGCCATAGAAACCAGAACTCGACTAGCTAGCGTGAAGTTGGCGACTCAACAACAAAAACGACCCTTATTTTGGTTAGCAACGGGATTGGCTACATTACTTATTTTCATGATCAGTGGAATTATATTCTATTTTTCGACTGCAGAAGGCACTCTAAAAATTGAACTAAGTGACCCTAAAGCCAAGGTTAGCATTGCGATCGATGGCAAAACCTTACAACTCACCCACGAAGGTATGGTACATCGTTTACGACCAGGTAGACATAAGATACTCGTTCAAGGACAAGGCTTCGAAACTAAATCTGAGGATTTCTCAATTAAGCGCGGGGACATTACTGTCTTGAAAGTAACACCTGAAGCGCTCAAACCAGACTTCAGCAAATCACAGGGTATTAATACACAACATGTTGCGAATATGAGTGAGTCAAACGATTCCAATAGCATTCCAGCAAGCAAAATCGAAAATACAGCACCTGTTTATGAGGCTCTTGCAAAGAAAGAGCTTGCTCCTGTCGTATTAACGAAAGAGCAGTTAATTATCAATAACCTTGAAAAAGCAAAAGAATTTAGTAGTAGTAAAAAATACAATGATTGCATTTTATATTGCAACAAAGTATTAGAACT comes from Planctomycetia bacterium and encodes:
- a CDS encoding DUF5615 family PIN-like protein translates to MKLTDCSFLTDQNVHQDVTDWLRAQNLSVTTAEQTGLSQSIDEAVLQYAFNHQLVVITHDADFGSLAVKNGQDHAGIIYLRPGHILPHFTISSLKTLFDSNIELHVPFIVVVKHADTIQIRVRQTNPE
- a CDS encoding protein kinase, coding for MSSSPVPKKNADKPVDIIMGTLVEKPGEAETRAGKPLRKEPNKNKPKLHETLPQALPSTAKQDSAITLQPVDEANLENNEEKMPQQIGKYRLTRRLGSGGMGEVYLAHDSELDRLVALKLTKFSSSDSDLRERFRREARAVASLRHLGLCPVYDVGQTGDGRDYMALAYVEGGTLADFIDKRGAQAPRKAAGIVRRIAQAMAVAHTHGVLHRDLKPANILLDKKLGEPVVTDFGLAKKVTPDHGCQGNSSITVSGTILGTPAYMPPEQLDGDIKKLGPACDIYALGVILYEILSGKRPFNGHYGTLLAKVMTEQPPALPDSVPTPLSIICMKALAKKPEDRFASMTDFANALTSFINSQVGTGAEPSVFHEIQNIAIETRTRLASVKLATQQQKRPLFWLATGLATLLIFMISGIIFYFSTAEGTLKIELSDPKAKVSIAIDGKTLQLTHEGMVHRLRPGRHKILVQGQGFETKSEDFSIKRGDITVLKVTPEALKPDFSKSQGINTQHVANMSESNDSNSIPASKIENTAPVYEALAKKELAPVVLTKEQLIINNLEKAKEFSSSKKYNDCILYCNKVLELDQYNTFAICLRAYTNQHIGKFDIAIVDHTTAIKKGGCPEFSQGLGNVDCLYGNRGWCQYNLGNYEEAIADSTRAIALGNNYYMRDRINAYIRSGKYDDAISDITEFVEKEPNNANHLFQRASVHAKRLDPEAAAIDRAAAAKIDIKSI